A window of Cellulomonas fimi contains these coding sequences:
- a CDS encoding carbohydrate ABC transporter permease, producing the protein MPRTATVDTPPEAPGTAASPAPATRSKRDILRLHRAEHRWAAVFVAAPVLGYLLFTLYPIGFAVYASLTSWNGLGPMRFVGLENYVDLISDEYFHKALFNTFFYMIGIPIGLALSLLLALALNRRIPGRTAFRTIYYVPVISSLAAIAIVWQFAYNGDFGLVNQVLAWFGIQGPDWLQNTATVKPAIIIMAIWKGLGYSTLLYLAAIQSVPASLLEAAALDGANAFQRFRSIIMPMVRPVTFFLVVTNVIAGSQIFTEINIMTPTGGPEFSSASVVWYIVRKAFKYQQMGYATAMSIVLGILVLVITLIQFRLNRRNSFAID; encoded by the coding sequence CGCGACCGTCGACACCCCGCCCGAGGCGCCCGGCACGGCCGCCTCCCCCGCACCCGCGACGCGCTCGAAGCGCGACATCCTGCGCCTGCACCGCGCCGAGCACCGGTGGGCAGCCGTCTTCGTCGCCGCCCCGGTCCTCGGCTACCTGCTCTTCACGCTGTACCCGATCGGCTTCGCGGTGTACGCGTCGCTGACGAGCTGGAACGGCCTGGGCCCGATGCGGTTCGTCGGGCTGGAGAACTACGTCGACCTGATCTCCGACGAGTACTTCCACAAGGCGCTGTTCAACACGTTCTTCTACATGATCGGCATCCCGATCGGCCTCGCGCTCTCGCTGCTGCTCGCGCTCGCGCTCAACCGTCGGATCCCCGGCCGCACCGCGTTCCGGACCATCTACTACGTGCCCGTGATCTCGTCGCTCGCGGCCATCGCGATCGTGTGGCAGTTCGCCTACAACGGCGACTTCGGCCTCGTGAACCAGGTGCTCGCGTGGTTCGGGATCCAAGGCCCGGACTGGCTGCAGAACACCGCCACCGTGAAGCCCGCAATCATCATCATGGCGATCTGGAAGGGCCTCGGGTACTCGACGCTGCTCTACCTGGCCGCGATCCAGTCGGTGCCCGCGTCGCTGCTGGAGGCCGCCGCCCTCGACGGCGCGAACGCCTTCCAGCGGTTCCGGTCGATCATCATGCCGATGGTCCGTCCCGTGACGTTCTTCCTCGTCGTCACGAACGTCATCGCCGGGTCGCAGATCTTCACCGAGATCAACATCATGACCCCCACCGGCGGCCCCGAGTTCAGCTCCGCGTCCGTCGTCTGGTACATCGTCCGCAAGGCGTTCAAGTACCAGCAGATGGGCTACGCGACGGCCATGTCGATCGTGCTGGGGATCCTCGTCCTCGTCATCACCCTCATCCAGTTCCGCCTCAACCGGCGCAACAGCTTCGCCATCGACTGA